The following coding sequences are from one bacterium SCSIO 12741 window:
- a CDS encoding type IX secretion system membrane protein PorP/SprF: protein MKNLLISTLTVLFGFTASAQQEPQFTQNFANQLFVNPAYAGATGSICATMAYRNQWIGFEGSPKDMLFTLHAPLVLFDSASQLNPAIGFSFVRDRIGFQSMLGYKVALTNRFYIPYKGYLHVGLGVGAYGVHFDFSEALSTDGEYGAGIRDEFINARDQHTDYGLDLDLGVYYRSFKGNFQAGAALKHLNGLTIDGRQFVRDSNTVQSNRFHLAPNLTIHGSYQFRGRGAWSFEPGLLVKTEFRTLQIDASVRAIYRQSIWAGLVYRFQDAVSPMIGYQMRMGRGLLKIGASYDITTSRLIQHSSGSFELFANYCFNLPREEMFTKIHSGYRGVWKIR from the coding sequence ATGAAAAACCTCTTAATTAGTACCCTGACGGTTTTGTTTGGATTCACAGCCAGTGCCCAACAAGAACCTCAATTTACTCAGAATTTTGCCAATCAACTTTTTGTCAATCCAGCCTATGCCGGTGCCACTGGGTCCATTTGTGCCACCATGGCCTATCGCAACCAATGGATTGGCTTTGAAGGAAGTCCGAAAGACATGTTGTTCACTTTACATGCACCCTTGGTGTTGTTCGACTCCGCCTCACAATTAAATCCGGCGATTGGATTTTCGTTTGTTCGCGACCGAATTGGCTTCCAGAGTATGTTGGGCTATAAAGTAGCCTTGACCAATCGTTTTTATATTCCTTATAAAGGATACTTGCATGTTGGACTTGGTGTAGGGGCCTATGGCGTTCATTTTGATTTTTCGGAAGCTCTATCTACAGATGGAGAATATGGAGCAGGTATCCGAGATGAATTTATCAACGCTCGTGATCAACATACTGATTATGGCCTGGACTTGGATCTCGGAGTCTATTACCGATCCTTTAAAGGAAACTTTCAGGCCGGTGCCGCACTGAAGCATTTAAACGGGTTAACAATTGATGGAAGGCAGTTTGTTCGGGATTCCAATACCGTGCAAAGCAATCGTTTTCATCTGGCTCCCAATTTGACAATTCATGGATCTTATCAATTTAGAGGTAGGGGAGCCTGGTCCTTCGAGCCGGGTCTTTTGGTGAAAACAGAATTTCGGACCCTTCAGATTGATGCGTCTGTTCGTGCTATTTATCGTCAGTCTATTTGGGCAGGACTTGTTTATCGTTTTCAGGATGCTGTGAGCCCAATGATCGGCTATCAAATGAGAATGGGAAGAGGCTTGTTGAAAATTGGGGCCTCTTATGATATAACCACGAGTAGGCTCATTCAACATAGCAGTGGAAGCTTCGAGTTATTCGCCAACTACTGCTTCAATCTCCCTCGGGAAGAAATGTTCACAAAAATCCATTCTGGTTATAGGGGTGTCTGGAAGATAAGATAA
- a CDS encoding type IX secretion system membrane protein PorP/SprF, with the protein MMKRILFIFLIFSALGVKAQQDPQFTQNFATQLYNNPAYAGMNQAICATGVFRQQWMGFEGAPRDILFSVHSPIKIFKGIPQLNPAVGFTFVNDVIGVQSLNGFKLSLANRFVLPNIGNLSFGIGLGAMGVSFDGSEFVTPDGNAANGGGTNSTIVDPNLNPNANSQQYGFDMDLGLYFKSEDKKIFGGVSLQHLNQSALEGEVFNSGVVQSTKYQSQSHMYFIGGYNYEWNADWTFTPTVFIKTEFRTMQFDLNVRALYKEMVWGGVSYRFQDAIAPMVGYQTSALGPGIAKIGMSYDITTQKLSNYSSGTFEVFVNYCFNISIPPKVTIHKNPFWL; encoded by the coding sequence ATGATGAAGAGAATACTTTTTATATTTCTGATTTTTAGCGCATTAGGCGTAAAGGCTCAGCAGGACCCGCAGTTTACGCAAAACTTTGCGACACAACTGTATAACAACCCTGCTTATGCCGGAATGAATCAGGCCATCTGTGCGACGGGTGTGTTTCGTCAGCAATGGATGGGGTTTGAAGGAGCGCCGAGAGATATTCTTTTCTCTGTTCATTCGCCAATCAAAATTTTTAAAGGGATTCCTCAATTGAATCCTGCGGTTGGATTTACATTCGTTAATGATGTAATTGGAGTTCAAAGTCTTAATGGTTTTAAACTTTCCTTGGCTAACCGATTTGTATTACCAAACATTGGAAACTTGAGCTTCGGTATTGGACTGGGAGCGATGGGAGTTTCTTTTGATGGTAGTGAGTTTGTTACTCCTGACGGAAACGCTGCTAATGGTGGTGGTACCAATTCAACCATTGTTGACCCGAATCTTAACCCGAATGCAAATAGCCAGCAATATGGTTTCGATATGGACTTAGGGTTGTACTTTAAGTCTGAAGACAAAAAGATTTTTGGTGGGGTTTCCCTTCAGCACTTGAATCAAAGTGCCTTGGAAGGTGAGGTCTTTAATAGTGGAGTAGTTCAAAGTACAAAGTATCAGTCACAGTCTCACATGTACTTCATTGGAGGATACAACTACGAATGGAATGCTGACTGGACCTTTACACCTACTGTATTCATCAAAACAGAATTCCGGACCATGCAGTTCGATTTGAATGTTCGTGCCCTATATAAAGAAATGGTATGGGGAGGAGTATCTTATCGTTTCCAGGATGCAATTGCACCCATGGTCGGTTATCAGACCAGCGCCCTTGGACCAGGGATTGCTAAAATTGGAATGTCGTACGACATCACTACACAGAAGCTGTCTAACTACAGCAGCGGAACGTTTGAAGTATTTGTTAACTACTGCTTCAACATTTCCATCCCACCCAAGGTTACAATTCACAAAAACCCTTTCTGGCTCTAA
- a CDS encoding SUMF1/EgtB/PvdO family nonheme iron enzyme → MKKLLLFSLSALLFAGCFSDAGGQLIGVQDREPWYQPDPYGMLYIPPGSFVMGPNDQDAPYSYTSKAKTVSISPFYMDETEITNNEYRQFVFWVRDSMAYRILGEEVSEEEYLITVNEYEEDLEPPRINWESEIDWNEPESREALSVMFLPEYERFYGRRELDTRKLIYEYFWIDWRDAARKNPTINGDALRERGMTDRSVFIHRDEIPVYPDTLCWIHDFTYSFNEPLTNMYFWHPAYDEYPLVGVSWKQARAFSIWRTQMHNGYLSTVGSSYVQDYRLPNESEWEYAARGGLDLSPYPWGGPYIRNTRGCFLANFKPLRGNYYDDGGIHTVPVVSYEPNDFGLYCMAGNVAEWTATAYDESVYDFAHDLNMDYIYEAKNDDPPVLKRKVIRGGSWKDVGYYLQTSTRTYEYQDTAKAYIGFRCVMSYLGMGKSQI, encoded by the coding sequence ATGAAGAAGTTGCTGCTTTTTTCGTTGTCGGCGCTCCTGTTTGCCGGATGTTTTTCCGATGCAGGCGGTCAGCTGATTGGAGTACAGGATCGCGAACCCTGGTATCAACCAGATCCGTATGGAATGCTTTACATTCCACCGGGTAGTTTCGTTATGGGCCCTAATGATCAGGATGCCCCATATTCCTATACATCTAAAGCAAAGACAGTTTCGATTTCACCATTCTATATGGATGAAACTGAGATTACCAATAACGAATATCGCCAGTTTGTTTTCTGGGTTCGCGACTCCATGGCTTACCGCATCCTAGGTGAAGAGGTTAGTGAAGAGGAGTACCTTATTACGGTTAACGAATATGAGGAAGACCTTGAGCCTCCTCGAATTAACTGGGAATCGGAAATTGATTGGAATGAGCCTGAAAGCCGTGAAGCTTTGTCGGTTATGTTCCTTCCTGAGTACGAGCGTTTCTACGGCCGCCGTGAGTTGGATACCCGTAAGTTGATTTATGAATACTTCTGGATTGACTGGCGTGATGCTGCTCGTAAAAATCCTACCATCAATGGAGATGCTCTTCGTGAGCGTGGAATGACAGACCGTTCTGTGTTTATCCACAGAGATGAAATCCCTGTATACCCTGATACCCTTTGCTGGATTCATGACTTTACCTACTCGTTTAACGAGCCGTTGACCAATATGTACTTCTGGCACCCGGCTTACGATGAATATCCGTTAGTAGGTGTTTCCTGGAAGCAGGCTCGTGCCTTTAGCATCTGGAGAACTCAAATGCACAACGGTTACTTGTCAACGGTAGGTTCTTCTTACGTACAAGATTACCGTTTGCCAAACGAGTCTGAGTGGGAATATGCTGCTCGTGGTGGATTGGATTTGTCTCCTTATCCTTGGGGTGGTCCATATATCCGTAACACTCGTGGATGTTTCCTGGCCAACTTTAAGCCTTTGCGCGGTAACTACTATGATGATGGTGGAATTCACACCGTACCAGTAGTTTCTTATGAGCCAAATGACTTTGGACTGTATTGTATGGCTGGTAACGTAGCTGAATGGACTGCTACTGCCTACGATGAGTCAGTATACGACTTCGCACACGATTTGAACATGGATTACATCTACGAAGCAAAGAATGATGATCCACCAGTTTTAAAAAGAAAAGTTATTCGTGGAGGTTCCTGGAAGGATGTTGGATATTACCTGCAAACCAGCACCCGAACCTACGAATATCAAGATACAGCTAAAGCCTATATCGGCTTCCGCTGTGTGATGAGTTACCTTGGGATGGGTAAGTCTCAGATTTAA
- the gldL gene encoding gliding motility protein GldL, with protein MSGKKGGLAHFLYGTVKGKTIVNMCMSLGAAIVILGALFKIQHYPGASVMLIVGLCTESALFALGAIEPQHLAVDWSKVYPELAHTEDEDELEEFERSEEIGEAGDDLTVTQKLDNMLEEAKIGPELIESLGDGLRGLSDQAKQLTDISDASAATTDYVSSVRNASESVDNLSDIYTRAADSLSGLAAETSNGSDMGQQLSDMSRNLGELNAAYEMQLKSAQDTLENSKSYFTGVDSLLSDLNNSAEDARVYAEQMNELSRNISSLNTVYGNMLTAMNPNNA; from the coding sequence ATGTCAGGAAAAAAAGGAGGATTGGCTCATTTTCTCTATGGAACAGTAAAGGGAAAAACCATTGTTAACATGTGTATGAGCCTTGGTGCAGCCATTGTAATTTTGGGAGCCTTGTTTAAAATTCAGCACTATCCAGGTGCGAGTGTAATGCTCATCGTTGGGCTTTGTACTGAATCTGCTCTATTTGCTTTGGGTGCTATCGAGCCACAACACTTGGCCGTTGATTGGTCTAAGGTTTATCCCGAACTGGCTCACACTGAGGACGAAGATGAGCTTGAAGAATTTGAGAGAAGCGAGGAAATCGGCGAGGCAGGTGATGACTTGACCGTTACTCAGAAACTCGATAACATGCTTGAAGAGGCTAAGATCGGACCTGAATTGATCGAAAGTCTTGGCGACGGTCTACGTGGTCTTTCTGATCAAGCAAAACAATTAACAGACATCTCTGATGCTTCTGCCGCTACTACTGATTACGTATCAAGCGTTAGAAATGCATCTGAGTCAGTAGATAATCTTTCTGATATCTACACCCGTGCGGCTGATTCTCTGTCAGGTTTGGCAGCTGAAACAAGCAACGGATCGGATATGGGTCAGCAATTGTCTGATATGTCTCGTAACTTGGGTGAATTGAACGCGGCTTACGAAATGCAATTGAAGAGCGCTCAGGATACTCTTGAAAACTCTAAGAGCTACTTTACAGGTGTTGACAGCTTGTTGTCTGACTTGAACAACTCTGCAGAAGATGCACGCGTTTATGCTGAGCAAATGAACGAATTGTCTCGTAACATTAGCTCTTTGAACACGGTTTACGGTAACATGCTTACTGCAATGAATCCGAACAACGCCTAA
- the gldM gene encoding gliding motility protein GldM yields MSLGDLPPRQKMINLMYLVLLCLLAMNVSKEILHSFLIINKGLIRTTDNFQHKIEDTYTQFKKAYNDDPKKVEKYWKDAQTIKNQSDEIVEHIAMIKARLLETADQQPEGYGDTVHLEYVHSLDNQDVGAQLMIGQEPTNPCSDKETCALVLKAKIEEFNNSIDRLFADDKALADELKIPLEQVKQHDKMENWEIANFYHLPMAATITNLSRFQAAIRNTEASILKELMSNIRANDFAFDQLQVQVIPRNGTYITQGDSFIADVVVAAYNTTKNPILHTTTNVSGGFDTTDAKRPEVIGKDTSNVYFETEGIASYGVKATTLGEQEWGGVLKVMKPDGSFVHYKFEHKYMVAKPSLVVAPTKMNVFYKGLENPVDISVSGIASEKLSLTVEGCQVKPINKSQGKYEVIPSAKSKAKEVKVSVSAMIDGKRQSYPAQVYRLKTVPKPIPYFNGKTGSVDMKKSQLVTGNFVSSKLDDFLFDLKYKTVSFEMFVSVGGKSQAYRAKGGRLTGEMKSVIKSMKPGQTVIFQKVVAKMDRPGAQNRPLDGNIIIHVK; encoded by the coding sequence ATGTCATTAGGAGATTTGCCACCACGGCAGAAGATGATTAACTTGATGTACTTGGTACTTCTTTGCCTCTTGGCGATGAACGTATCCAAGGAAATCCTCCACTCGTTTTTGATTATCAACAAAGGTTTGATCAGAACGACGGATAACTTCCAGCACAAAATTGAGGACACTTATACGCAGTTTAAAAAAGCGTATAATGATGACCCGAAAAAGGTTGAGAAGTATTGGAAGGATGCACAAACTATTAAGAACCAGTCCGACGAGATTGTTGAGCACATTGCTATGATCAAGGCCCGTTTGCTTGAGACTGCTGATCAGCAGCCTGAAGGTTACGGAGATACTGTTCATTTGGAATATGTTCACAGTTTGGACAATCAGGATGTAGGTGCCCAATTGATGATTGGACAAGAGCCTACCAATCCTTGTTCTGATAAAGAAACATGTGCCTTGGTTTTGAAGGCGAAGATTGAAGAATTCAATAATTCTATCGATCGTTTGTTTGCAGATGATAAGGCACTTGCTGATGAACTTAAGATTCCGTTGGAGCAAGTGAAGCAGCATGACAAAATGGAAAATTGGGAGATTGCTAACTTCTACCACCTTCCAATGGCTGCAACGATTACAAACTTGTCTCGTTTTCAAGCGGCTATTCGAAATACAGAAGCTAGTATCCTGAAAGAATTGATGAGTAACATTCGTGCGAACGACTTTGCCTTCGACCAGTTGCAGGTTCAGGTAATTCCACGTAACGGTACTTACATCACTCAAGGTGACTCTTTTATCGCCGATGTAGTGGTGGCGGCTTATAACACAACTAAAAACCCAATTCTTCACACTACTACAAACGTGAGCGGTGGTTTTGATACTACCGATGCTAAGCGTCCTGAGGTTATTGGAAAGGATACTTCTAACGTATACTTCGAAACTGAAGGTATCGCCTCTTACGGTGTGAAAGCTACTACTCTTGGTGAGCAAGAGTGGGGTGGGGTACTTAAGGTTATGAAGCCAGACGGAAGTTTTGTACACTACAAGTTTGAGCACAAGTACATGGTTGCTAAACCTTCCTTGGTAGTTGCACCTACTAAGATGAACGTATTCTACAAAGGTCTTGAGAACCCAGTTGACATTTCGGTTTCGGGTATTGCTTCTGAGAAGTTGTCTTTGACTGTAGAAGGATGCCAGGTTAAGCCTATTAACAAGTCTCAAGGTAAGTACGAGGTTATTCCAAGTGCTAAGTCTAAAGCTAAAGAAGTTAAGGTTTCTGTAAGTGCCATGATCGATGGTAAGAGACAGAGTTACCCAGCTCAGGTATATCGTTTGAAAACGGTGCCTAAGCCTATCCCTTACTTCAACGGTAAAACAGGTTCTGTTGACATGAAGAAGAGTCAGTTAGTGACTGGTAACTTCGTGAGTTCAAAACTGGATGACTTCCTGTTTGACCTGAAATACAAGACCGTAAGTTTTGAAATGTTCGTTTCTGTTGGTGGAAAGTCCCAAGCATACCGTGCAAAAGGTGGACGTTTGACCGGTGAAATGAAGAGTGTAATAAAATCCATGAAGCCTGGACAAACAGTGATCTTCCAAAAGGTGGTTGCCAAAATGGACCGCCCTGGAGCTCAGAACCGTCCACTTGATGGTAACATTATTATTCACGTAAAATAA
- the gldN gene encoding gliding motility protein GldN: protein MRNLGLILSLLFCLALLDVSAQQSTVLDGVYVKENTPSRRVVPYTSLREADVMWSKRIWRRIDLRKKMNQVFYFPEEPAQGRKNLFDYIREAILEDGILTAYDPGPPTDPDDMFTRPLTRDDVLKRMVSETEVEIYDEYGDVTGTEIVRDTVRSAQVKFYEMKEEWFFERQRSVMDVRIIGIKPVIEVEGPDGNPTLQDMFWIYFPEARYVFANSEVFNRVNDAERRTYEDIFWKRQFESTVIKVSNVYDRQISDYKTGLDALLEAEKIEETIFNFEHDLWHF, encoded by the coding sequence ATGAGGAATCTTGGATTAATCTTATCCCTTCTGTTTTGTCTGGCCTTGCTTGATGTGAGCGCGCAGCAGAGTACAGTATTGGATGGGGTATACGTAAAAGAAAACACCCCTTCAAGACGCGTTGTTCCTTACACCAGTCTTAGAGAGGCTGACGTAATGTGGTCAAAGCGTATTTGGAGACGGATTGATCTAAGAAAGAAGATGAACCAGGTGTTCTACTTCCCTGAAGAGCCAGCACAAGGTCGTAAGAACTTGTTCGACTACATCAGAGAAGCTATCCTGGAAGACGGAATTTTGACAGCATACGATCCAGGACCTCCTACAGATCCGGACGATATGTTTACCCGTCCATTGACTCGTGATGACGTGTTGAAAAGAATGGTTAGTGAAACCGAAGTTGAGATTTATGACGAGTATGGTGATGTTACCGGTACTGAGATTGTACGTGACACCGTTCGTTCGGCTCAAGTGAAGTTTTACGAAATGAAAGAAGAGTGGTTTTTTGAAAGACAACGCTCTGTAATGGATGTTCGAATTATTGGTATTAAGCCAGTAATCGAAGTAGAGGGACCTGATGGAAACCCTACCTTGCAGGATATGTTCTGGATCTATTTCCCAGAGGCTCGTTACGTATTTGCTAACTCGGAAGTATTTAACCGGGTTAATGATGCGGAAAGACGGACTTACGAGGATATTTTCTGGAAGCGTCAATTCGAATCCACTGTGATCAAAGTTTCCAATGTGTACGATCGTCAAATCTCGGATTACAAAACCGGGTTGGACGCCTTGCTTGAGGCTGAAAAGATCGAGGAGACTATCTTCAATTTTGAACACGATCTCTGGCATTTCTAA
- the gldN gene encoding gliding motility protein GldN yields MAKLLIDETLVPQYNEWGEETGYLTVKDTIQSHQVRFYEIKEEWFFDRQRSVLEVRIIGIKPVAEVEGPDGNPTLRDLFWVYFPEARHMFVHNEVYNRHNDSRPMTYDELFLKRRFESTIIKVSNTHDRMIADYKTGIDALLEAQKEEELIFNFEHDLWEY; encoded by the coding sequence GTGGCCAAGCTACTTATCGATGAAACCTTGGTGCCCCAATACAACGAATGGGGGGAAGAAACAGGGTACTTAACCGTTAAAGACACGATTCAATCACATCAGGTACGTTTCTATGAGATCAAAGAAGAGTGGTTTTTCGATCGGCAGCGATCGGTGCTTGAAGTTCGTATCATCGGCATCAAACCGGTCGCGGAGGTAGAAGGCCCAGATGGAAACCCGACCCTTCGAGATCTATTCTGGGTATACTTTCCGGAAGCCAGACACATGTTTGTACACAACGAAGTATACAATCGACACAACGATTCACGCCCGATGACCTACGATGAACTCTTCCTCAAAAGGAGATTTGAATCCACCATTATCAAGGTATCCAATACCCATGATAGAATGATCGCCGATTACAAAACAGGAATCGATGCCTTATTGGAAGCTCAAAAAGAAGAAGAGTTAATCTTCAATTTCGAGCACGATCTATGGGAGTATTAA
- the rfbB gene encoding dTDP-glucose 4,6-dehydratase yields the protein MSFSKTILITGGAGFIGSHVVRLFVNQYPDTQILNLDKLTYAGNLENLRDIENAPNYKFVKGDICDSEGLDALFTEYNIEGVIHLAAESHVDRSIENPLAFVQTNVIGTVTLLNAAKKAWAGDYENRIFYHISTDEVYGSLGETGLFEETTSYDPKSPYSASKASSDHFVRAYANTYKMRVKISNCSNNYGPFQFPEKLIPLCINNIVNEKPLPIYGKGENIRDWLYVVDHAEAIEQVYRNGKDGETYNIGGHNEWTNIDLVRLLCDVTDELTGKEVGTSQKLITYVTDRAGHDMRYAIDASKIERELGWKPSLTFEVGLRHTVEWYLNNSEWLQRVVDGDYQNYYANMYQER from the coding sequence ATGTCTTTTTCAAAAACCATTCTGATAACTGGAGGAGCAGGTTTTATTGGTTCTCATGTGGTACGCCTCTTTGTTAACCAATACCCGGATACGCAAATCCTGAATCTGGACAAACTAACCTACGCCGGTAACCTGGAAAACCTTCGGGACATTGAGAACGCTCCGAACTACAAATTTGTCAAAGGAGACATTTGCGATAGTGAAGGATTAGACGCTCTGTTTACCGAATACAACATTGAAGGAGTTATTCACTTGGCTGCGGAATCTCATGTAGACCGCTCCATTGAAAATCCTTTAGCCTTTGTTCAAACCAATGTGATTGGTACGGTTACCTTATTGAATGCGGCTAAAAAGGCATGGGCAGGAGACTACGAGAATCGCATCTTTTACCACATTTCTACGGATGAGGTATATGGAAGCTTAGGAGAAACAGGATTGTTTGAAGAAACAACCTCTTATGACCCTAAGAGCCCCTATAGTGCCTCCAAAGCGTCGTCAGATCATTTTGTACGGGCCTATGCCAACACGTACAAAATGCGGGTAAAGATTTCGAATTGCTCGAACAACTACGGACCTTTTCAATTTCCTGAAAAGCTAATTCCGCTTTGCATCAACAATATCGTGAATGAGAAGCCCCTTCCGATTTACGGAAAAGGGGAAAACATTCGTGACTGGTTGTATGTAGTGGACCATGCTGAAGCTATCGAACAAGTATATCGCAACGGAAAAGACGGTGAAACCTACAACATTGGTGGCCACAACGAATGGACCAATATTGACTTGGTTCGCTTACTCTGCGATGTGACCGATGAATTGACTGGAAAGGAAGTAGGCACCTCTCAAAAGTTGATCACTTATGTAACCGATAGAGCTGGGCACGATATGCGCTATGCCATCGATGCATCTAAGATTGAACGCGAATTGGGCTGGAAACCTTCCCTGACTTTCGAAGTTGGGTTGCGCCATACCGTGGAATGGTACCTAAACAACAGCGAATGGCTGCAGCGAGTAGTTGACGGTGATTACCAGAACTACTATGCAAACATGTACCAGGAAAGGTAA
- a CDS encoding nucleotide sugar dehydrogenase, with the protein MYDKILNKENKLAVIGLGYVGLPIALEFARKIKVVGFDINAERVELMRQGIDPSEELESSAFEGCDIEFTANPDDLKDVTFFIVAVPTPIDEYNQPNLRPLLGASSTVGKVLKKGDYVVYESTVYPGCTEDDCIPVLEKESGLKYNEDFKVGYSPERINPGDKEHTITKILKVVSGSDDESLDLISKVYELIVEPGVHRASSIKVAEAAKIIENTQRDLNIALMNELSIIFNRIGINTYEVLEAAGTKWNFLPFKPGMVGGHCIGVDPYYLTFKAEGVGYHAKVINSGRYVNDSMGFYVAKQTVKKILATGKNISGARILVMGATFKENVSDIRNSKVSDVVKELQSYRANVEVVDPYADSKELMEEYHFGLTDKPSGKYDAIIVAVNHAEYLSLKEGDFKNMLTDEGLLVDIKGIYRGAIENISYWSL; encoded by the coding sequence ATGTACGATAAAATTCTGAACAAGGAGAACAAATTAGCGGTAATCGGATTGGGTTACGTCGGATTGCCAATTGCGCTGGAATTTGCGCGCAAAATCAAAGTGGTTGGTTTCGACATCAATGCTGAACGAGTAGAGTTGATGCGTCAAGGAATTGACCCCAGTGAAGAATTGGAATCATCAGCTTTTGAAGGATGTGACATTGAATTTACGGCTAATCCAGACGACCTGAAGGATGTAACCTTCTTTATCGTTGCCGTTCCTACACCGATTGATGAGTACAATCAACCAAATCTGCGCCCATTGCTTGGAGCTTCGTCTACAGTGGGTAAAGTATTGAAAAAAGGCGATTACGTAGTTTACGAATCCACCGTATATCCAGGTTGTACAGAAGATGATTGTATTCCTGTTTTGGAAAAAGAATCAGGTCTGAAATACAACGAAGATTTCAAAGTAGGATATTCTCCAGAACGAATTAACCCAGGAGACAAAGAGCACACCATTACCAAAATTTTGAAAGTGGTATCAGGTAGTGATGATGAGTCCTTGGATTTGATCTCGAAGGTTTACGAATTGATCGTTGAGCCAGGGGTGCACCGCGCTTCTTCTATCAAGGTTGCTGAGGCTGCCAAAATCATTGAGAATACTCAACGCGACTTGAACATTGCTTTGATGAACGAATTGTCCATCATTTTCAACCGCATTGGCATCAACACTTACGAAGTACTTGAAGCAGCTGGAACCAAATGGAACTTCCTGCCCTTTAAACCGGGTATGGTTGGTGGACACTGTATTGGTGTAGACCCTTACTATTTGACCTTTAAGGCTGAAGGTGTGGGGTACCATGCTAAGGTGATTAACTCAGGTCGTTATGTTAATGACAGCATGGGATTTTATGTTGCCAAGCAAACGGTGAAGAAGATATTGGCCACGGGCAAAAATATCTCTGGAGCACGCATTTTGGTCATGGGTGCCACCTTTAAAGAAAATGTAAGTGACATCCGTAACTCCAAGGTTTCTGATGTGGTTAAAGAATTGCAATCTTACCGCGCCAATGTAGAGGTAGTAGACCCTTACGCAGATTCCAAAGAATTGATGGAAGAGTATCACTTCGGATTAACGGATAAGCCTTCTGGCAAATACGATGCTATTATCGTTGCTGTTAATCACGCCGAGTACTTGTCTTTGAAAGAAGGCGACTTCAAAAACATGCTCACCGATGAAGGTCTTTTGGTTGACATCAAGGGAATCTATCGCGGAGCGATTGAAAACATTAGTTACTGGTCACTCTAA
- a CDS encoding N-acetyltransferase, with the protein MSTSNDKSPYFAHETAVVDEGCIIGEGTRIWHFSHIMPDCNIGEGCNIGQNCVISPKVKLGKNVKIQNNVSVYTGVECEDDVFLGPSMVFTNVINPRSGVNRRGQYSQTVVKQGASIGANATIVCGNPIGRYAFIGAGSVVTKEVPDYALVVGNPARQIGWMSEYGHRLQFDENGLAKCPESGDDYELTDGNVRKKDQ; encoded by the coding sequence ATGAGTACATCAAACGATAAATCACCCTATTTTGCCCATGAGACAGCTGTCGTTGACGAGGGCTGTATCATTGGGGAGGGAACACGCATTTGGCATTTTAGCCACATCATGCCCGATTGTAATATCGGCGAAGGCTGCAATATTGGTCAGAACTGTGTGATTTCTCCCAAAGTAAAATTGGGTAAGAATGTAAAAATTCAGAATAACGTTTCGGTTTATACCGGCGTGGAATGTGAAGACGATGTTTTCCTGGGTCCATCCATGGTATTTACTAACGTTATCAACCCTCGGAGTGGGGTTAATCGCAGAGGGCAATACAGCCAAACTGTGGTAAAACAAGGAGCCAGCATCGGGGCCAACGCAACCATCGTTTGCGGGAACCCCATTGGCCGATATGCCTTTATCGGTGCTGGTTCGGTGGTCACCAAAGAAGTACCGGATTATGCCCTTGTGGTTGGTAATCCGGCCCGTCAAATTGGTTGGATGAGTGAATATGGTCATCGCTTGCAATTTGATGAAAATGGCCTGGCCAAGTGCCCAGAGAGTGGGGACGACTATGAGTTAACAGATGGAAATGTGAGAAAAAAAGATCAATGA